One window of Rasiella rasia genomic DNA carries:
- a CDS encoding DNA-directed RNA polymerase subunit alpha has protein sequence MAVFSFQKPDKVIMINSTDFEGKFEFRPLEPGYGLTVGNALRRVLLSSLEGFAITSVRIEGVDHEFSTIAGVVEDVTEIILNLKQVRFKRQIDEIDNETVTISVNGNEQLTAGDFQKFISGFQVLNPELVICNMEKKVNMNFEITIEKGRGYVPAEENKKANAPLGTIFTDSIYTPIKNVKYSIENFRVEQKTDYEKLVFEIQTDGSIHPKDALTEAAKTLIHHFMLFSDERITLEADEIAQTETYDEESLHMRQLLKTKLVDMDLSVRALNCLKAAEVDTLGDLVSYNKNDLMKFRNFGKKSLTELEELVNVKGLNFGMDLSKYKLDKD, from the coding sequence ATGGCAGTATTTAGTTTTCAGAAACCCGATAAGGTTATCATGATTAACTCTACAGATTTCGAGGGGAAATTTGAATTTCGTCCCTTGGAACCTGGTTATGGATTAACAGTTGGTAATGCACTAAGAAGGGTTTTGTTATCTTCTTTGGAAGGTTTTGCAATTACTTCGGTACGTATCGAAGGAGTAGATCATGAGTTTTCTACTATTGCAGGCGTTGTAGAAGATGTAACCGAAATTATTTTGAACTTAAAGCAAGTACGTTTTAAGCGTCAAATAGATGAAATAGATAACGAAACTGTAACCATTTCAGTAAATGGTAATGAGCAGTTAACTGCAGGAGATTTCCAAAAATTTATCTCTGGTTTCCAAGTATTGAATCCAGAATTGGTTATCTGTAATATGGAAAAGAAGGTAAACATGAACTTTGAGATTACAATCGAAAAAGGTCGTGGTTATGTTCCTGCTGAAGAAAACAAGAAAGCGAATGCTCCTCTTGGAACTATCTTCACAGATTCTATTTACACTCCTATCAAAAACGTGAAGTACAGTATTGAAAACTTCCGTGTAGAGCAGAAAACGGATTACGAAAAATTAGTTTTCGAAATTCAAACAGATGGTTCAATTCATCCAAAAGATGCGTTGACTGAAGCTGCTAAAACCTTAATCCACCACTTTATGTTGTTCAGTGATGAGCGCATTACGTTGGAAGCAGATGAAATTGCACAAACTGAAACATACGATGAGGAATCATTGCATATGCGTCAGTTACTAAAGACCAAATTAGTAGATATGGATCTTTCAGTACGTGCATTAAACTGCTTGAAGGCTGCAGAAGTAGATACATTAGGAGACCTTGTATCTTATAATAAAAATGACTTGATGAAGTTTAGAAATTTTGGAAAGAAATCATTAACTGAGCTAGAAGAGCTGGTAAATGTAAAGGGCCTTAATTTCGGAATGGATCTTTCAAAATATAAATTAGATAAAGATTAA
- the rpsD gene encoding 30S ribosomal protein S4: MARYTGPKSKIARKFGEAIFGEDKAFEKRNYPPGQHGNNRRRGKKSEYAIQLAEKQKAKYTYGILERQFRNMFKKATAAPGITGEVLLQLAESRLDNVVFRMGIAPTRSGARQLVSHRHITVNGEKVNIPSYQLKAGDVVGVREKSKSLQAITSSLDNARHVYEWITWNGEKMEGTYVSVPQLIQIPENINVQSIVELYSK, from the coding sequence ATGGCAAGATATACTGGTCCAAAATCTAAAATAGCCCGTAAGTTTGGTGAGGCTATCTTCGGAGAAGACAAAGCTTTCGAAAAAAGAAATTACCCTCCAGGACAACACGGAAATAACCGTCGTCGTGGAAAAAAATCTGAATACGCAATTCAACTTGCTGAGAAGCAAAAGGCAAAATACACTTATGGTATTTTGGAGCGTCAATTTAGAAACATGTTTAAAAAAGCAACTGCTGCACCAGGAATTACGGGTGAAGTATTGCTACAATTAGCAGAGTCGCGTTTAGACAATGTGGTATTCCGTATGGGTATCGCTCCTACACGTAGTGGTGCGCGCCAATTGGTGAGCCACAGACACATCACAGTAAATGGTGAGAAGGTAAACATTCCTTCATACCAATTAAAAGCTGGAGATGTTGTTGGCGTAAGAGAAAAGTCTAAGTCACTTCAGGCTATCACATCTTCGTTGGATAATGCACGTCACGTATATGAGTGGATTACATGGAATGGGGAAAAAATGGAAGGGACTTATGTTTCTGTTCCACAATTGATTCAGATTCCTGAGAACATTAATGTTCAGTCTATCGTCGAATTATATTCTAAATAA
- the rplQ gene encoding 50S ribosomal protein L17, with product MRHGKKVNHLGRKTAHRKSMLANMACSLIEHKRINTTVAKAKAVKQFVEPIITKAKEDTTHNRRIVMSRLRQKDAVIELFRDVAVKVGDRPGGYTRIIKLGSRLGDAADMAMIELVDYNDLYNAGKATKKKSTRRSRRGGSKAAAAPAVETKATKEEE from the coding sequence ATGAGACACGGAAAAAAAGTAAATCATTTAGGAAGAAAAACAGCTCATAGAAAGTCAATGTTGGCAAACATGGCCTGTTCTCTAATTGAACACAAAAGAATCAACACTACAGTTGCTAAAGCGAAAGCTGTAAAACAATTTGTTGAGCCAATTATTACGAAGGCAAAAGAAGATACTACGCATAACCGTCGTATTGTAATGTCTCGTCTACGTCAAAAAGATGCAGTTATTGAACTGTTTCGCGATGTAGCCGTAAAAGTTGGTGATCGTCCAGGGGGATATACTCGAATTATTAAATTGGGGAGTCGTTTAGGAGATGCTGCAGATATGGCGATGATAGAGTTGGTTGACTATAATGATTTATACAACGCAGGAAAAGCTACTAAAAAGAAAAGTACTCGTCGAAGCCGTCGAGGAGGTTCTAAAGCAGCCGCTGCTCCAGCAGTAGAAACAAAAGCAACAAAAGAAGAAGAGTAA